GCTGCTGTGGTTTTGTTAACGTCTTCTTGGCAGCGCTTATGCATAGATAAGGAAGTCACCGCATGACAGTTGTTGGTTTTGTTCGTTCTCTTTCCTTTTCTAATTTGTATATAAAATCAAGACCTGATAAAGACtattctttatcaattcttgatgaaATGCATTAAGTTACACTATGTCATGTCGTTGTTCTAACAATATGTTCGACTTCATTCTAGGCTTCTTTATCAGAAGACCAGATTGCAGGTAAGATCGACATGATTTGTTATAAAGGTTTGATATTGGTGGGTTTTTTTTATCGTGATTTGATGTGTGATCAATGTCTGAAGCGCACGAGCCTTTCCTTTAGTTCAGTTTTTCACAGTCTTACTTTACATGTAGCAGCGGatatacttttttttaaattcgagCCAATCTCTTGTTAACCTCCAAATGCACATGCAGGTGTTGAGCTATAGTAATTTAAAGACAACATGCTTTGAGCTAAATTATTGTTAAAAAGTGTGCATAGGCCTCCGTCGGCATGTCTTTGGTAAATATAAACTGGGCTATTGTTTGATTGGCAGTATATAGCATTTCATATCATCTTTATTGTATTTACCATTCTTGTAGGCGAACATGTTTAACAAGTTGTTAAACATTTTTATTGCCAATCAAAGAAATCTTCGATTATACAAGAGTTTTCACGATGTAGGGCCACCTTTATTTATGACCAAAATGTCATATTCTCTCTTACCATAAAGCTTTCAACAGCCCTGCTACTAAAGCGTGTGCCATAATTTGTTTAGCCCTTTATTTATCAAGACCAATGTAATATTATACCATGTGTCGTTATTGCACCTCATAAAAGCTAATATAAAGTGGTTGCACTTTCCTTTGTAGAGATTAACGGATTATCATAAATCCTCCTTTACCTACCATGCCGAACAATGGGAAAAACCTTCGAGAGTGATTCCTACGATACCTTTGATTCCGGGATTTAATTCGACCCCGGCCCACTACAGTATTTCCAAATTACATAACTATAAGAAAAGAGAGGCGTGCCTAAAAATGGCCTGTATCCGATGCTCTTTTTAGAGTTAAGACGATACCTCATTAAGCCAGTGTTTGACAAAATATATAGTGAGTCATAAAAACCGAGCTGATGATGACCGACACGATCTCCATATTGATTCTCAAGTGATCTTGAAAAATCCATTCACTTTCAGAGTTCAGAGAGGCGTTTTCTGTGTTCGACAAGGATGGTGACGGTACGATCACAGCCTCCGAGTTGGGGACAGTCATGGCTTCGTTAGGTCACAATATGTCGGAAGAGGAACTTGCTGTGCTGCTCAAAGAGGCGGATTCTGACGGTAGGTTCATCAGGTGCAGTAACTGAGAGGTCGTTGGTTCGAAACCTATCCTTGGGTCACGATTTCGAAAAGCGGTATATAAAAAGCCAAGGTCTGTAAAAACGTACTCGGTCTCTATCATTGTTTATAGGTACAACTTTGTACGTATTTGTACTGACGTGTGTATTGCAGGTAATGGTAAAATCGAGTTTGAGGAGTTCGTCGTCATGATGGCGAAGAAAATGGATAATGAAGGAAGCGAGGAGGATATCAGAGAAGCATTTAAGGTATTTGACAAGACGGGTTGCGGTTACATCATGGCGGACGACCTGAAACGGATCATGACCTCAATGGGGGACAAGATGACACAGGAAGAGGTAGATGAAATGATATCGGAGGCAGATTTGGATGGAGATGGGCAGATCTTTTACGAAGGTACGCTGAATGAAGTCAATCAACACACTGCAACAGTAGTTTTCAAGCAATCCCAAATTGAAAGAAGAACGAATTACTATTTCTGTCAAAATCCGAAGACTCTACATGCCCTACTCCAATGTTTTCCTTCGGATGGTATGATGTGGATATGTGTGAATATCGTTCTAACTGAAGTCATGCAAAAATGTTTCTAATCTCACGATCAGGATcattgtaaaataaaaaaaacggACATTAAGTTCCAGTACACCTTTTAAATCGTAATAATGTATTTTCAGAGTTTACAAAGATGTTGGCGACGAAGTGAGAGTGCCATTATCGTACGGACGAAGCGTTGCGGAAACGTGTGACGGGTTCCATGTTGCGGATAA
Above is a window of Lineus longissimus chromosome 3, tnLinLong1.2, whole genome shotgun sequence DNA encoding:
- the LOC135484258 gene encoding calmodulin-A-like, which translates into the protein MTAPTTTVNVHDDPEAFIASLSEDQIAEFREAFSVFDKDGDGTITASELGTVMASLGHNMSEEELAVLLKEADSDGNGKIEFEEFVVMMAKKMDNEGSEEDIREAFKVFDKTGCGYIMADDLKRIMTSMGDKMTQEEVDEMISEADLDGDGQIFYEEFTKMLATK